A single genomic interval of Hydrogenispora ethanolica harbors:
- the ribE gene encoding 6,7-dimethyl-8-ribityllumazine synthase, with amino-acid sequence MNIIEGYLGGRDFRITIVISRFNSFITQHLLDGAEDALKRHGIADEKITVVWVPGAFEIPAVAKKAAESGKYDAVICLGAVIRGATPHFDYVAAEVSKGVAAVGMATGVPVIFGVLTTDSIEQAIERAGTKAGNKGWDAAISALEMADLSGKL; translated from the coding sequence ATGAACATCATCGAAGGATATTTAGGCGGCAGGGACTTTCGGATCACCATTGTGATCAGCCGGTTCAACAGCTTCATCACCCAGCACCTGCTGGACGGGGCGGAGGACGCGCTGAAACGGCACGGCATCGCCGATGAAAAGATCACGGTAGTCTGGGTGCCGGGCGCTTTTGAGATCCCGGCGGTCGCCAAAAAGGCCGCCGAGTCCGGGAAGTATGACGCCGTAATCTGCCTGGGGGCGGTGATCCGCGGCGCCACGCCCCATTTCGATTATGTGGCGGCCGAGGTCTCCAAGGGAGTGGCGGCGGTGGGCATGGCCACCGGGGTGCCGGTAATTTTCGGCGTCTTGACCACCGACAGCATTGAGCAGGCCATCGAACGGGCCGGAACCAAGGCCGGCAACAAAGGCTGGGACGCGGCCATCTCCGCGCTGGAGATGGCCGATCTGAGCGGGAAGCTCTAA
- a CDS encoding substrate-binding domain-containing protein, with protein sequence MTSLEELAKKLNVSRATLDRVIHDRPGVKKETKELILKRINEIGYKPNSAGKALALQKKLNFGIILSSDLTPEDNTLFSLILEGMQLCIERLQNRGVNFIIRRMTTGRAEDQVKAIDEFIKMGVTGIAICPEGERKKEIPAAVQRAREKGIIVTCYFNHIEADFNYFVGSDSAKEGRVAVDLLEKFMHGAGEVALFSGFLHNTVHQTRIASAVSKIHEYDNLRIVANVSGNYTENIAYNSCLEIIRNHPDVKGIIASCGGIAGIVTALKECNQFDKVKVIFFDFTTKAEIFVMEGLVDALIGVDLIKLGYCTIKSLYELAIYGFANEIETTMPMLVKTKESL encoded by the coding sequence ATGACTTCCTTGGAAGAATTGGCAAAAAAACTGAATGTATCGCGGGCCACCTTGGATCGGGTGATCCATGACCGGCCTGGTGTCAAAAAAGAGACCAAAGAGCTTATTCTAAAGCGGATTAACGAGATAGGCTACAAACCGAATAGTGCCGGGAAAGCTCTGGCTCTTCAGAAAAAACTGAATTTTGGGATTATTCTCTCTTCCGATTTGACTCCGGAGGATAATACGTTATTTTCGCTAATCCTTGAAGGAATGCAGTTGTGTATCGAGCGTCTCCAGAATCGTGGGGTCAATTTCATTATCCGCCGCATGACCACTGGCCGGGCCGAGGACCAGGTAAAGGCGATCGACGAGTTTATTAAAATGGGGGTTACCGGGATTGCGATTTGTCCGGAAGGAGAACGAAAGAAAGAGATTCCGGCTGCCGTGCAACGGGCCAGGGAAAAAGGGATCATCGTAACCTGTTACTTCAATCATATTGAGGCGGACTTCAACTATTTCGTGGGTTCAGACAGCGCCAAGGAGGGACGGGTGGCGGTGGATCTGCTGGAAAAGTTCATGCACGGTGCCGGCGAAGTGGCGCTCTTTTCGGGATTTCTCCATAATACGGTTCATCAGACCCGAATCGCCAGCGCGGTGAGTAAGATTCATGAATACGACAACCTGCGGATCGTGGCCAATGTTTCGGGAAATTACACCGAAAATATCGCTTACAATTCCTGCCTGGAGATCATCCGGAACCATCCTGACGTGAAGGGGATTATCGCCAGTTGTGGCGGAATCGCCGGAATTGTAACCGCTTTAAAAGAATGCAATCAGTTCGATAAAGTGAAAGTGATTTTCTTCGATTTCACCACGAAGGCTGAGATATTCGTAATGGAAGGCCTGGTTGATGCACTGATTGGCGTGGACTTAATCAAATTGGGCTATTGCACCATCAAATCCCTGTACGAACTCGCAATCTACGGCTTTGCCAATGAGATTGAAACGACCATGCCGATGCTGGTTAAAACGAAGGAATCGTTATAA
- a CDS encoding ABC transporter substrate-binding protein: MKLQRTRKFWPQVLFGMFIVALCAGFGITWGGSVDAAKGKPYAGTKIRFLAGNHNWTELLRPYFKEFTERTGIEIEFESLPEEQLSTKLAVECTSRSKSLDVFMFRPLQEGRLFMKNGWLQEIDGLVQKDKAFDLKDFIPSTLEVVKDKDKIAGVPIVTEREILYYRKDLFKKYKLNPPKTLDELMATAKRLNDPSNGIYGFVARGQRAAAVTQFSSYLRGFGADFMKDGKATINTPEAIKAFQFYGDILRNYGAPGVLNMNWPQAAGVFAQGKAAMYTDADSLYRSTVDKDKSLIGEHVGFAPFPAGPAGARPYNVVTWALGVSPNSTKKDAAWEFIRWATGKAMVMLTQQGGVPGARRSIWKRSVGTKGFPKELVAVINASASIGVSSDRPLVIQVGAARDAIGDVITAAIENRDVAAAANKANQIFQAIIDKDFGK, encoded by the coding sequence TTGAAGTTGCAAAGAACCAGAAAGTTTTGGCCTCAAGTATTGTTTGGGATGTTCATCGTGGCGTTGTGTGCCGGCTTTGGAATAACCTGGGGTGGTTCGGTAGACGCCGCCAAGGGCAAACCCTATGCCGGAACCAAGATCCGTTTTCTGGCGGGTAATCATAACTGGACCGAACTGCTGCGGCCTTATTTTAAGGAATTTACCGAACGGACGGGAATTGAGATTGAATTCGAATCTCTGCCGGAGGAACAGCTAAGCACGAAGTTGGCGGTGGAGTGTACGTCCCGCTCCAAAAGCTTAGATGTATTCATGTTCCGTCCGCTTCAAGAGGGCCGGCTCTTCATGAAAAACGGCTGGCTGCAAGAGATCGATGGGCTGGTTCAGAAGGACAAGGCTTTCGATCTCAAGGACTTTATTCCCTCCACCCTCGAAGTGGTGAAAGACAAGGACAAGATCGCCGGCGTACCTATCGTCACTGAAAGAGAAATCCTCTATTACCGCAAAGACCTATTCAAAAAGTATAAATTAAATCCCCCGAAGACATTGGATGAGTTAATGGCGACCGCCAAGCGATTGAATGATCCGAGCAACGGCATCTACGGGTTTGTGGCAAGAGGCCAGCGGGCAGCGGCCGTAACCCAATTCTCCAGTTATTTGCGAGGCTTTGGCGCTGATTTCATGAAAGACGGCAAAGCCACCATCAATACGCCGGAAGCCATTAAAGCCTTCCAGTTTTACGGCGATATCTTGAGAAATTATGGCGCGCCGGGCGTCCTGAACATGAACTGGCCCCAGGCCGCAGGTGTGTTCGCGCAGGGCAAGGCGGCGATGTATACCGATGCGGACAGCTTGTACCGGTCAACTGTGGATAAGGACAAATCGCTCATCGGCGAACATGTCGGTTTTGCGCCATTCCCGGCCGGACCGGCGGGGGCCAGACCGTACAACGTCGTCACTTGGGCGCTTGGCGTCAGTCCGAATAGTACCAAAAAGGACGCGGCCTGGGAATTCATTCGTTGGGCCACCGGCAAAGCCATGGTGATGCTTACGCAGCAGGGCGGGGTACCCGGAGCCCGGCGCTCGATCTGGAAACGTTCGGTGGGGACTAAAGGTTTTCCGAAGGAACTGGTGGCGGTGATCAACGCCTCGGCCTCCATCGGCGTGAGTTCCGACCGGCCGCTGGTAATTCAGGTGGGTGCCGCCCGGGATGCTATTGGTGATGTGATCACCGCGGCCATCGAAAACCGGGATGTGGCGGCTGCGGCCAACAAAGCCAACCAGATTTTCCAGGCGATCATCGACAAGGATTTCGGCAAATAG
- a CDS encoding sugar ABC transporter permease, with product MSNLTPPKWLGLNNYVELMQDQRFLMSVFRTLYFSVLALLFETVFGVAIALLLNRDFLGKNIVKTLFLLPMIATPVAVGLIWMLIYEPTIGFVNVVVKALGFQPLAWLGSPKTAFVSLLIVDIWEWTSMIALIVLAGLSALPHDPYESATVDGANGWQVLWKITIPLVSPTIMIAALLRLIDALKTFDIFYVTTQGGPDYASETVNILGYIQGFQYFTFGKASALLVIFFIIVLLISLGFIKVKNKVGVDF from the coding sequence ATGTCGAATCTGACGCCTCCAAAATGGCTGGGGTTGAACAATTATGTCGAGTTAATGCAGGACCAGCGATTTTTGATGTCGGTCTTCCGCACGCTCTACTTTAGTGTCTTGGCGTTGCTCTTTGAGACCGTATTCGGCGTGGCCATCGCGCTGCTGCTGAACCGCGATTTCCTGGGCAAGAACATTGTCAAAACCCTGTTTTTATTGCCGATGATCGCCACGCCGGTGGCGGTCGGCTTGATCTGGATGCTCATTTATGAGCCGACCATCGGCTTTGTCAATGTCGTGGTCAAAGCGTTGGGGTTCCAACCACTGGCCTGGCTCGGCTCACCCAAGACGGCATTTGTGTCGCTGCTAATCGTGGATATCTGGGAATGGACCTCGATGATCGCCCTGATCGTGCTGGCCGGTTTGAGCGCGCTACCCCATGACCCCTATGAGTCGGCGACAGTCGATGGCGCCAACGGGTGGCAGGTACTATGGAAGATCACCATTCCGCTGGTCAGTCCGACCATTATGATCGCGGCGTTGCTGCGATTGATCGATGCCTTGAAGACTTTTGATATCTTTTATGTCACGACCCAGGGCGGACCGGATTATGCCAGTGAAACCGTTAACATCTTAGGATACATCCAGGGTTTTCAATATTTTACGTTTGGTAAGGCCTCGGCGTTGCTGGTAATCTTCTTTATTATTGTGCTTTTGATCAGCCTGGGCTTTATTAAAGTAAAAAACAAAGTCGGGGTGGATTTCTAA